Below is a window of Brachyspira hampsonii DNA.
TAATGGAAGTAAGTGAGGAACAAAAGTTACTTTTATCTCTTCACCATATATATTTGATAATGTCTGTTCTATTTCCGGTGTATGTCTATGTTCTGCTATTTTATACGGAGCAAATGCTTCATTACATTCTGTAAAGTGGGTATTTAATTTTAATTCCCGTCCTGCACCTGTAGCACCTGATTTTGAATCGATTATAATATCATCTTTTATTATCAATTTATTCACCAAAGCAGGGGCTAATGCCAAACCTATAGAAGTAGGGTAGCATCCCGGATTTCCTATAATTTTTGCATTCTTTAATTCTTTTTTACCATATACATTATCATATTTAATTATTTCAGGTATTGAGTATATTGACTCTTTATGAAGATTTTTATATTTATATTCTTTGCCATACCAATTTTTATAATCTTCTTCATCATCTAATCTGAAATCAGCACCCAAATCTATAAACAAAATATTTTTTTCAAAACATTTATTTGCAATATCATCACTTAAACCCGCAGGCAGTGATGCAAATACAACATCAGTGTCTTCAAATATTTCATTTTCATCTAATAATAATTTATCTAAGTTCTTATTTAAATTAGGATACACTTCATTTATATTTTTTCCTACAAAACTTTTTGAAGATAGATTTTTTAATTCTACTTTGCTATGAGACAGTAATAATCTGATTAATTCTGCACCTGCATACCCTGTAGCACCTATAACGGATACTTTTATCATATAAAACACTCCTATAATAATTAATAATATTAAAGAATAATATATAATTGCTTTTATTTTTGAGAGATTGATTTTAAGCTGTGAATGAAATGGAGGCTTAACGCCTTGAGAGATAATTTCTTATGTATAAAACTATATTACACATTTTTATTTTTCCTAAAACTGTTTAATATTTGCATAACATTATACTATTGATAATAAAAAAGTCAAGATTTTTTATAAATAAAATATAACAGCTAATACTATACAAAATTATTATAATTAAGATAAATTATACAGCTTCAATATTAAAACTGCTTATTATTGATATAAATTTAATTTTATATACAGAATATTTCTATTGATTTTTTATATTCTTACAATTATAATGTTTTAACAAATAATGACATTTTAATGAGGCATTTATATATATGAATGGTATATTCGGTTCTGAAAGTCTTTTAAATTCGGCTATGATGGTTTGCTGGATAGGACTTCTAATATCTTCAATCTTGGGATTAACAATAATAATTGATAGATTCATTTACTTTACTAGAATAAAATCACAGGATAATTCATTGGCTCCTAAACTCATTTCTTTAATAAAAGATAAAGAATTAAAAGCGGCCATTGCCTTATGCGAAACAGCAAAATCGCCTTTGGCAAATATTGTTATGTCAGGTCTTAAAAATTCTGATATGCCAAAAGAAGCTATGCAAAGTACATCCAATAAAGAACTTCCAAGACTTGAAAGATTTATTTCTGCACTCTCAACAATATCAACTGTTGCTCCATTGCTTGGACTTTTAGGTACTATTCTTGGTATGATACAATCCTTTGCTGTAATATCAGTTGCTGGAAGCGGAAACCCTTCTGCTTTGGCTTCAGGTATTGCTAATGCTCTTCTTACTACTGCAGCAGGACTTATCATTGCTATACCTACAGTTGTATTTTATAATTATTTCGTAAATACTCTTAATGAAAGAATATTATTTATAGAAAATTTATCAAATGAAGTTTCTGATTATATAATAAATGAACGCAATACTAAAACTGAAAATTAGTATTAAAGCCAAATATATTGTATTTAAGTATTCATTAATTTCTTAAAGTATGATATAGACACATTATAATTTAAAGAATTTTATTATATTCCCCGCCCTTTAATATTTAGTGCTTAAATTAGAACATTAAATTTAAACATTCTCTATAGCGAAAAAATAAAAAACATGCCCACCCAAGCATTTTTTATATTTATAATTTTTATTAAAAAATCAGATTAAAAAATTTATATCCGCACGCAGAATAAAACTAAGAAATAAAGCTAATTTATAATTAAAATTTATTAAAATATGATAATCTGCTAACCGTGCATTAAATATACTATAAATTTAATAGAAATTAGGGTGGGTGCTATATTTCAAACAAAAACAAAAAATATTATTAGATTATAATTTTATAAATTAGCAGTAAATATAAAGGGTGGGAATTGTAAATAAAATAACCTTGAAAAATATAAATAAATATACTATAATAGGAATATAATAAAATCTCAGGATATCTAATGACATTAACAAATGTAGTAACAATCAAAAGCAAAAATGGAATGCATCTAAGACCAGCAGGAGTTCTATCACAAATATCAAGTAAAAATGAATACTCAAATATAGGAATATTTTTACTTTATAATGGCGTAAGAGCAGATGCAAAAAGTGTATTTAATATTATGGGACTTGGAGCATTTCAAGGAGCCAATCTAATATTAGAAATAGAATATGAAGATGGAATGGAAGAAACAGCTAAACAGGCTGAAAAAGAATTAATAAATTTCTTTGAAGAAGGATATATTCACGCTGAAGTTCCAGAAGATGACTAATATTTTATGTATTTTCAATATAAAAATAAAACATAAGGATATTTAATGATTAGTTATTTTGTAATAGCTATGTTGGCAATATCTATTATTGTAGTTATGATTTTAACAATAAAGTTTAAAGTTCATCCATTCATAGCTATGCTATTAGTAGCAATATTTCTAGCTTTCACACTTCATGTCCCATCTAATAATGATACAAACTATATAACAGAAATATCTGCTTTAATTGGTAAAGGTTTTGGCAATGCTTTGGCAAGTGTAGGCATAATAATAGTTTTAGGAAGTGTTATAGGTAATATATTAGAAATGTCCGGTGCTGCCTTAAAATTAGGGGAGATAGTATTAAGAATAGTAGGTAAATCTCATCCGGCTTTGGCTATGAATATATTAGGTTTTATAGTGTCAATACCTGTATTTTGTGATTCTGGATATTTAATACTAACACCATTAAGAAAAGCTGTTGCCAAGAAAAGCGGAGCATCTCCTGTTGCATTATCAGTTGCATTGTCTACTGGGCTTTATGCATCTCATGCTTTAATACCTCCAACTCCTGGTCCTGCTGCAGTTGTAAATCTATTCGGACTAGAAGCACATTTATTGACAATAATAATAATAGGACTAATAGTTGCCATTCCAACTTCTTTGGCTGGTGCTATATACGGTATATTTATTTCTAAATACATAAAAAAAACAAATTACCCAGATAAATCTCCAACTTATGAAACTTTAATAAGTGATATAGGAGGACTTCCTCCCGCTTGGAAATCTCTAGCCCCTATAGTAGTGCCAATAATATTGATGGCAATTGGAAGTATTGTTAGATTTGATTCTTTTAGATTAGGAAATGGAATAATAAGAAACATATTTATATTTTTAGGTGAGCCGTCTATGGCATTATTTATAGGCTTTTTATTCTCACTTTTACTAACTCATAAATTTAATAAAGAAGAAATATCTATGTGGATAGGTGATGGTATAAGGTCTTCCGGAAGTATTTTAGCTATAGTTGGTGCGAGCGGTGCTTTTGCAGAAGTATTAAAATCAACCGAATTAGCCAAAATCATACCGGAATTAGGACATGTATTCGGAGCATTAAATATGGGTTTAATACTGCCTTTTATTATGGCATCAGCTTTAAAAATAATATTAGGATCATCTACAATAGCAGTTGTTACTGTGGCTACACTTTTTGCGCCTCTCCTTGGTACATTGGGATTTAATACTCCTATATCTCAAATATTAGTATTAATGGCTATAGGAGCAGGCTCTATGATAGCTTCCCATGCTAATGATAGTTATTTTTGGATAGTCGTAGAATTATCTGGTTTAAAAATAAAAGATGCATATAAAGCTAGAACTTTAGCTACTTTTGTACAAGGTATTACAGCATTAATTATTATAATGATACTAGCTTTATTATTCAGATAAAATATTGGAGGAATAATGCTCAAAATAAAAATTATTAATAAATCTAAAAATCCTTTACCTAAATATCAAACATCTGGTTCATCAGGACTTGATTTACATGCCAATATAGAGGAACCTATTACTTTAAATAAAAATGATATAGTATTAATACCAACAGGACTTTTTATCGAGATTCCTGAAGGTTATGAAGCACAAGTTAGAAGCAGAAGTTCTTTAGCATTAAAAAACGGTATTTTCTGCTTAAACTCTCCTGCAACAATAGACAGTGATTATAGGGGAGAATTAAAAATAATATTAGCATCTTTAACTGATACGCCATTTACTATAAATAATGGTGATAGGATAGCTCAAATGGTTTTTGCTAAAGTTGAAAAGATATATTTTGAAGAAGCAGACTCATTATCTGATACTGATAGGGGAGAAGGCGGATTTGGAAGTACAAATAAATAAGTATTGATATAATTAATATTTTAGTTTATAATATTAATATGAATATGCATAAATTACTTTTATATATTGCAATATTATCATTGCCGATGATTTCCTGCGGACTTCCAGATGTTACAGGAATAACACTTGAATTAAATCAGCCTTATATAACAAAAGTTATACCTGGAAACAATAAAATAACAGTGGAATTTGAAGCTCAGAATAATGAGCCGTCTTTTAGCGGATATAATATATACTTTGGAGATAATACATACCCTAGAAAATACCGATTATATAATCAGCAAAAGGCATTGCCTACATTAATAGAAACAAAATCTACAGTTACTAAAAAATATTCATTTACTATTGAAACAGGCTCTTATTTTTCTAGTAATAGTACAGATATATACACATTAAAAGACTCTGACTTAAATAATGGCATACCTATATATATTTGGGTATCAGCATATCAGATAACCCCGCAATTAGAAAGTTATTATTATTATGATAATTTTGTACAAATGGGAACACCTAGACCTGATGTTCTAAATCAAACCATAACTCCCGGTACTACTTTAAATTTAGAAGGAAGAGATTTAGCAAGGTTAGTGAATAATGGCGGTCTATATTTTCAAAATGTTAATAATACAAGTATGATGATGGTATCAGGTACTTCTTTAGATGATATTGTAGTTCCTCCTGAAAACGGATATGGAAATATTGATTTACAGGTTAAAGCTAACAGACTTTATCTGATAAAAATAACAGATGGAAATAATGCCTATTATGGTAAAATATATGTAAGGAGTGTAAATGGTACTAGCAGTATCGTAGCTGATTATTGCCGTCAAATTTCTGCTAATATCTTAAGTTATTAATATATGAAAAAAATAATAGTATTTATTATATCAATCATTTTTTTATTTACTTCTTGTAATGAAGAACTCATAACTGTAGTAGATGAATATAATAGTCCGTATAATATTTATGCTATACCGGGTAATAATAAAGTAAGTATAAGTTTTTGGTCTGGCGTAATAGCTTCAGATTTTCTTGGTTTTAACATATATGCGGGTACTTCCCATAATTTGGTACAACCTGATAATGCTATAAAAAATTCACTGCAAGCACTTCCAACTGTATCAAGCAGCAATCATACTAGAACAAATTTTATAATAGAAATTCCTACTTATACATTCAATAATGGTACTTTATATTATATAGCAGTTACTGCTTATGGTACTAATGATCTGGTTGATAATAAATATATAGAAACTACAATTAATTCTGTACTGCCTGTGATACCAAGACCAGAAGGTACAGGAAACGGAACAACATTAACAGCATCTACTGCATCTGTTGGAACAATGGATCCAAATGCTGGAAAAGTAACGGCTAATACAGGTTGGAAAGTACAATATTTTGGATATCAAACTAATTTTAACGCAATAGTTAATGTTACAAATAATACAGACGACTCATTCGATAATGAAGTGGTATATTCTCGTAATGGTCTTTATATATTTAAAAATGGAAACCAATTAGCAAAAATTTGGATTACATCGGACAGTTCTTATCAATGGGCATATCAATCAGATGCTTCAAAATGGTGGGGAATTTAACTTATAATATTTTATTAGTTTTAATTTAATATAAAGAATACATTTCAAATAAAAAGTTTAATAAGCCTTAATAATTATAATGGTTCTGTTGTAATTTGAACATTTAATTGTGTATTTGCTGCAAAACTACAACTTCTTTTCCTACTGTAAGCAGTACTCTGCATTTTATGACTTGAATATATAATTTATACAGAATATATAACATTTATTTTATATAACAATTAATATCATATAATAATCTATAATAAGATAAAAAACTTACAAGATTGTATGTCAAGTACTTTTGAAACAAGTCTAATTATTATAATTTAAAGCATATCAGATTACAATGAAATAAAAAATAGGGTTTATAAAAATAACTTTATAAACCCTATTTAAGAAGGAGAACAATCAAACTATTTTCAAATTATCCTCTGGATTGCTTATCTTTCCATGCTTTTATAATTCTTTCAACCTCATCTCTTGAATATGAACTATTTTTTACTATCTCATCTGGTTTCCAACCTTCTTTATACATTCTAATTATAAACTCTTCTTTCTTGCTATCTACTTTAGATGTTCCTTTTTTAGAAGTTTTAGAACCTTTATCAGACATATATTTATCAGCATTATCAAGCAAAGTTTCCAAATATCTTACAAAATACTCGGCTCTCTCCAAGTTCTTAACAATATTCTTATCATAATCATCATACTGATTTTTCATACGAACAAGATTTTCTCTCTGATTTTGTATCTCATCTATAATGACATTAAGCTCTTCTAATTTAGAAATAAATAGCTGAACTTTCTTATCGTTTTTATCTATTTTAGCCATATCTCTTTCTAAAGAGTAAATCTTATCCATAAAGTTCTTTCTAGTATCTTCAACTTCTACCATAGCCTCTTTTATGCTGTCAATTCTTTCTAAAATAGTTTCAGATTCTATCTCTGCTTTTCTTATTTGCTGTAATATATCATCAGCATACTCTTCTTTATCTTTAATAAATGAAAGTTTATTTTCTATTTGCGATGCTATATCTATAACAACCTGTATTCCTTCCTCAGCATGCTCTATAATAGCATTGTTTTCTGCTATATTAACAAATCTGTCTTGTATTTCTCCAGACATTTCCATTAACATATTTACTTTTTCCTGAGTATCCTTCAAGCTGTCTTTTTCTTTTTTAAGACTTTCAGCATAATCTAATATCTCATGATGCATTTTCTTTAAGCTGTCAAATTCAGACATAGTCTTATTCATTTCAACTGTTACCGCTTTAGTATCTTCAACCAAAGCATTCAATTTAGAAACATCATTTTTTATAGATGCTGCCATTTCTTTAGCATTATCAAATACTTTAACAGTATTCAAATATTTGTCTATATCCTTAGCTATATCATCTATTTTTGATTTCATAGCCTCATATTCTAAAGAAATATCATTTGTTTTTACATCAAGCATTTTATCAATAGATTCAACTGCATCATTTAATTTTAATTTTAAATCATCAGTTCTATTGTCAAAATCTTTAAGTATAATATTTGTTTTTTCATCATAGCTTAAATTAATACTTTCAAGTCTTGCATCTATTTCAGAAGAATATTTAGTTATATCTTCTTCCAAAGCAGAAACAATATCTTTCATATTTGTAATTCTCTCATCATACTCATCTAAATTATTAGTATGAGCTTTGATTATCTCTTCTTTTGCTTTCTGTATATGCTCTTTAGCATCATTCATTAAAAGCGATAATGTTTGTTCTAAATTAGAATTAAGTCTTGCTATATATTTCTCATATTTCTCATTAGCAGATTCTTCTATAGTACGAACATTTTCTTCTATAATGTTATTCGCTTCAGATATTCTTTCATTAACTGCTTCTGATATAGAATCTTTTAATGCTGTCAATGATTCGGAAAGTCCTTCATAATGTGCTTTCAAAGCATCAAACTCAGAATTCTTTTCTTCTAATAAAGCAGACATTCTACTAGAAACATTCTCTATTATAGAATCAAATTCAGTTACTTTATTTTCTACAGTAGATTTAGCATTATTAGATAATTCTTCTAATCTAGAATTGAATTTCTCTCCTTGAAGTTCTATATCCTGAGAGTAAGCATTGATTTTATCTTTCAATTCCAATGCTTTTTCCTCTATCATGATTTTTAATTTTTCTACTGATGGAGCAAGCTCATTTTCTAAATTATTCATTTGCTCCTCAACAGCTTCAAGTTTTTCTTTATTATCTTCAACAGAAGTTAAAAACTCATCTTTAATGCTCAAAGCCTGTTTCAAATCAGAAACAACATCTTCAACAGAAGTACTTATTTGAAGTTTAGTATCATCTAACTGAGTATATAAAGATTCTATTTTTTCATTATAGTCTTTATACGCTTCTTCAAATAATTTTGAGAAATCCTCATGATTTTTCTCTTGTCTATCAGTATAGAATTTTTCAGTAGTTAAGTACATCTCTTTTAATTTAGCAACTTCATCATTATGTATAGATCTAATTTCATCAACTGCTTTTTCACCTTCCATATTTACAGACATTTTTAATTCACTGATAAATTCTTCCTGATAAGTATCTATTTTCTTTCTAAATTCAATAATATTATCTTCAAGCTCTTTATTCATATTATTGAATGCCTCAGTTATCTTATTATTAATATCATTTTCAATACCCTCTATAGCACTTCTTACATCAGAGAATTTATCAAATTTCTTCATTTCATTATTAATAAAATTCTCAACTATAGTCATTATATGAGGTGTCAAATCATTAGTTTCTTTTACTATAGATTCATTAAAGGAAGAAATTAAATTATTAATATCCTCTCTCGCCTTAGCCAAATCACTATTATTTTCTTCAGTCATTCTATAAGACAATGAGTTAATATACTCTTCAGCTTCTTTTACTTTATTGCTGAACGCTTCTTCTTTCTCAGCTATCTTTAATGAAGCAATATCAGCAGCTTCTGATACGGCACTTGTTAAACTTTCCAACTTATTTTTGATATTTATATCAGAATTTTTAACCATATCCATAAGAGCTTCTCTCTCTCTGCGAACAGTCTCTACTTCCTGAGATATATGTTTCTGAGATTGACTTAACATTCTAAGCTCATTTTCCTGCTCTTTAATATTAGCCTTCATGCTATTTATGAAAGAATTTATATCATTTTCTGCTTCATCTATTTTGCTTATTATACCTTTTAATCTATCATTTTCCAATAAGTCTATTTGGTCTTTAGTATTTTCTACTTTGTTATTCAAATCTATAAGTATTTTTTCTGCATCGCTTCTTAAACTATCCACTTCAGAAATTATAGCATCTTTATAGAAATCTTTTATTCTATCAGCTGAAGCATAAGCATCTTCAAAATGAACTATTCTAGCTTCTATACGCTTTCTGAACTCATCATTAGATTCTTCAAATACTTTTATAATATCATCTCTGAATGAATCTGTAAGATATCTTAAATCAGTATCCATAGAATCATTTTGTATGCTTTCAAACATATCTGCAACCTGTCTTCTCTCATCTTCAATCATAGAAATAACATCATCTCTGCTTATAGTATCGAATGAAATTTTATTTTTCAAGGCTTCTATACTATCAATGATATTAATTTTCTCCTGATTAAACATAGTCATAGTTGCATCTTGTTCTTTTATAAGCTCAATTATTGATCTTCTGAAACTAATAAACTCATTCAAAAGTCTGTCTCGGTCGCCTTCTATAGTATTTAAAGCTTCATCAGAATATATAGCTCCGCTTTCATATTTAAGTTTAATATCATCTATTTCAGCCATTAATCTATCTCTTTCA
It encodes the following:
- a CDS encoding MotA/TolQ/ExbB proton channel family protein, which gives rise to MNGIFGSESLLNSAMMVCWIGLLISSILGLTIIIDRFIYFTRIKSQDNSLAPKLISLIKDKELKAAIALCETAKSPLANIVMSGLKNSDMPKEAMQSTSNKELPRLERFISALSTISTVAPLLGLLGTILGMIQSFAVISVAGSGNPSALASGIANALLTTAAGLIIAIPTVVFYNYFVNTLNERILFIENLSNEVSDYIINERNTKTEN
- a CDS encoding HPr family phosphocarrier protein codes for the protein MTLTNVVTIKSKNGMHLRPAGVLSQISSKNEYSNIGIFLLYNGVRADAKSVFNIMGLGAFQGANLILEIEYEDGMEETAKQAEKELINFFEEGYIHAEVPEDD
- a CDS encoding GntP family permease, with protein sequence MISYFVIAMLAISIIVVMILTIKFKVHPFIAMLLVAIFLAFTLHVPSNNDTNYITEISALIGKGFGNALASVGIIIVLGSVIGNILEMSGAALKLGEIVLRIVGKSHPALAMNILGFIVSIPVFCDSGYLILTPLRKAVAKKSGASPVALSVALSTGLYASHALIPPTPGPAAVVNLFGLEAHLLTIIIIGLIVAIPTSLAGAIYGIFISKYIKKTNYPDKSPTYETLISDIGGLPPAWKSLAPIVVPIILMAIGSIVRFDSFRLGNGIIRNIFIFLGEPSMALFIGFLFSLLLTHKFNKEEISMWIGDGIRSSGSILAIVGASGAFAEVLKSTELAKIIPELGHVFGALNMGLILPFIMASALKIILGSSTIAVVTVATLFAPLLGTLGFNTPISQILVLMAIGAGSMIASHANDSYFWIVVELSGLKIKDAYKARTLATFVQGITALIIIMILALLFR
- the dut gene encoding dUTP diphosphatase, with amino-acid sequence MLKIKIINKSKNPLPKYQTSGSSGLDLHANIEEPITLNKNDIVLIPTGLFIEIPEGYEAQVRSRSSLALKNGIFCLNSPATIDSDYRGELKIILASLTDTPFTINNGDRIAQMVFAKVEKIYFEEADSLSDTDRGEGGFGSTNK
- the argC gene encoding N-acetyl-gamma-glutamyl-phosphate reductase, with the translated sequence MIKVSVIGATGYAGAELIRLLLSHSKVELKNLSSKSFVGKNINEVYPNLNKNLDKLLLDENEIFEDTDVVFASLPAGLSDDIANKCFEKNILFIDLGADFRLDDEEDYKNWYGKEYKYKNLHKESIYSIPEIIKYDNVYGKKELKNAKIIGNPGCYPTSIGLALAPALVNKLIIKDDIIIDSKSGATGAGRELKLNTHFTECNEAFAPYKIAEHRHTPEIEQTLSNIYGEEIKVTFVPHLLPLNRGIVSTIYVKLENKNLKLEDIHNTYKEFYKDSSFVRVLNIGETANLKYVKYSNYCDISLHIDNRTNKLIIVSAIDNMVKGAAGQAIQNMNIALGLKEDEGLNFIPPAF